A single Pedobacter sp. PACM 27299 DNA region contains:
- a CDS encoding response regulator transcription factor yields MKVLIVEDEKTLAYEMEDFLKKAFYICDLAHTIKDGLEKMESNSYDFILLDLGLPDGDGLTLLPKAKKHNPDAAYIILTARGNLEDRIAGLDLGADDYLPKPFSLLELQSRMQAIARRKFNVKEELLPLGDFQVDLQKRLILFQENQIELSRKEFDLLSYLFLHNNRVLTRMQLSEHIWGTFADDDYDSNYIDAHIKNIRKKLNAWAPADFLETVRGVGYRIRK; encoded by the coding sequence ATGAAAGTCCTGATTGTAGAAGATGAAAAAACGCTGGCGTATGAAATGGAAGATTTCCTGAAAAAGGCCTTTTATATTTGCGACCTGGCCCATACCATTAAAGATGGCCTGGAAAAGATGGAAAGCAATAGCTATGATTTTATCCTGCTGGACCTTGGACTTCCCGATGGCGATGGACTTACATTATTACCAAAAGCGAAAAAGCACAATCCTGATGCAGCTTATATCATTCTGACTGCCAGAGGCAACCTGGAAGATCGCATTGCCGGATTAGATCTTGGTGCCGATGATTATTTACCGAAGCCCTTTTCTCTATTAGAACTTCAATCGAGGATGCAAGCCATCGCCCGTCGTAAATTCAACGTCAAAGAAGAACTACTGCCATTAGGCGATTTCCAGGTCGACCTGCAAAAACGACTGATCCTCTTCCAGGAAAATCAGATCGAACTTTCCAGAAAAGAATTTGATTTATTGAGTTACCTTTTCCTGCACAACAACCGTGTGCTGACGAGGATGCAGCTTAGTGAACACATCTGGGGCACTTTTGCAGATGACGACTATGATTCCAACTATATAGACGCACACATTAAGAACATCAGAAAAAAATTGAATGCCTGGGCACCAGCCGATTTCCTAGAAAC